Sequence from the Natronomonas marina genome:
CGGGTCGTCGAGGACGGCGTAGGGGCCGTCGATGCACGGGATGTTCGCGCTTTTTGCCGCGTGGTTGAGTCGGGAGAGCTGGTAGTGCCAGTAGTGGCCGGGATAGTCCTCGAACTGTCCGATGGTGAGTCCGGGAGTGCCCATCGATGCGGAGTAGTCGCCGGGACCGAAGATGAGCGAATCGAGGCGGTCGGTCGCGTGAGCGATCTCGACCGCGTTGTTCATGCCGGCGCCGTCCTCGATCTGTGCTTCCAGTCCGATAGCACCGACCTCGAGGCCGGCGTTGACCTCCACCTGTTGAAGCAGCGTCTCGACGGTGTCGATATCGCTCGCGGAGCCCACCATCGGGACGATGATGTCGTCCAGCGCCTCACCGGCCGCCGACACCACAGTGATGAGATCCTCGTACCACCACTTCGTGTCGAGGCCGTTGATTCGGTATGCGAGGACAGTATCGGTCCAATCGTTGTCTGTGATGGCGTCGACGACCGACGCTCTGGCGTCGACCTTGTCGTCCGGTGCGACCGAATCCTCGAGATCGAGGAACACCTCGTCGGCTGGGCCGTCGGCCGCCTTCGCCATCATCTCCGGGGAGCTCCCCGGGGTGGCGAGCTGGCTGCGTCGAATAGGTTCGTCTGGCATCGGTACTCGGCTCACTGTCGGTACTGGACGACCATATAGATACTGCCGAGGCCGACGGGACGACCGGCCGAGTCGCCGGCACGCCGCCATCGGAGCGCCCCGTCGGTGTTCGGGGCGTCCCCGGCAATCACGGTCGAGAGCCCCTCCGACCGGACGCACGGTCGAGGGGGCCGCACCGTCGAATCACCGAGGCGAAACGAACGTTCTGGCGGCCCCGTAGACGGTTGGCGTGTTGTAGAGGATGAACGAGAGTGCGACCGCCGCCAGCGTCGCCTGGAGCAGAAGCCACGGGGCAAAGAGGATCGTCACTGCCACGCCTGCCATCAGGATTCGCGTCACGGCCGAGTAGTCGTTGTCGAAGAGATAGCCGAGCACGGCGATGACGAGCAGCACGGTTCCCACCAGCATGCTGAGGAACACGATCGGTGTGGTCGCGCCCCAGTCGATTATCGAGGGGTTGTACACGAAGACGAACGGGACGATGAAGCCGGGAAGGGCGAGCGGAATGGCCTTCACGCAGGTGCGGACGAAGTCGGCGTTTGCGATACCCGAGGCTACGGCGATTACTATGGCTATCGGTGGGGTGATACCGGAGATAATCGCAAAGTAGAACACGAAAAAGTGACCGTACACGTCGGGAACACCGAACCGAATCAGGCTGGGGACGACGAATATCGAGACGAGAATGTAGGCCGCGACGGTCGGCATACCCAGCCCGAAGAGGATGGACATCAGCGCCCCGAGGACGAGCAACAGCGGGAGCGTCGAGCCGTAGGAGACCATGAGCATACTTATCGCCTGATTGATGGCCGTCAGCGTGACCAGTGACACGACGATGGCTATCGGCCCGAGCACGATCATGATCGGAGCCGTGCTCTTGGCCCCGATGTAGAGGCCGTTGAGCGTCTGTTTGGTCGTCGTGACGAGGGCGGTCGCCGCCGAGAGTTCCTCGTCCGTGCTGCGGATGGCGTTGACGACCGCGATGACGTACGTCGACCCGACGAGCGTCAGAATCGCGTACATCCCGGCCGTCATCGGATCGTACCGGAGTATCACGAGAACGTAGACGAGGACGGCCAGTGCCAGCAGGATGTTCAAGCCGTGTCGGAGCACTTCCAGCGCCTTGCCGCCGGATATATCGACGGCCGGCGCCTCGATACCGTTTCGGACCGTCACGATGCTCACGGTTATCGAGACGGTCATGTAGAACAGCAGTGCCGGCAGCAGCCCCCAGATGACGATGTCGGCGAACGGGACGCCGATTATCTCGGCCATCAGGAAGGCCGCGGTCCCCATGACGGGCGGCAGCATCTGCCCCCCGCTGGAGGCGACGCTCTCGATAGCCGCCGCCTCCTCGCTGTCGACGTTGTATCGTTTCATCAGCGGAATGGTGAACGAGCCCGTGGCCGCGGTGTTCGCAGCTGCACTGCCGGTAATCGTCCCCATGAGCATACTCGTGATGACGGCGATCTGGGCGATACCCGACGTGAACCGGTTGCCGACGTACAGGGCGATGTCGCGGATGAGTTCCATGCCCCCGTACGCCTGGACGAGACCGGCGAAGATGATGAAGATCGCCACCCAGGTCGCACCGATCGTCGGCAGGGACCCGTATATCGACTCGAGGCCGAGGACGGTAACCTCGAGGATCCGACCCGTGTCGTACCCAGGGTGACCCCAGCGACCCGGAACGAGATACCCGGCGTAGGCGTAGATGATCGCTAGATACGCGACCGCCGACAGCAGCAGCCCGTAGGCTCGACGGGTTCCTTCGAGGACGGCGAGGACGATGATCGCCGAGAGTACGTATTCGTACCAGTAGTAGTCGAGAATCCTGGTGGCGAGGGACTCGAAGGTGTAGAAGAAGTAGATACTCGCACCGCCGGCGGCGAGGACGAACCCGACGGCAGTTGCGACGCTGACGAACCGGGTGTAGCGGTTCCGGTACTCCTTCGACTCCAGTGCGTCCTTGGTGAAAAACAGGACCAGCGAGAGTCCGAGAAACAGCACCGTGTACTGCGATCGCGTGTAGGGACGGTCGTACGCGAAGACGACGCTGTACAGCGACAGTGCGATTCCGAGGGCGAAGACCAACACGACGCCAGCGTTCGCCCGGGTGAGCCGGGGAAGCGACCCCTCGAGGGACGCGATCGACGTCGCATCCAGCGGAACCGACCCGGCACCGGGCTTGTAGGACGCGACGTTCAGGTCGAGCGACGTCCGCTGTTCCTCATCGACGTCCTCCGTCCCTGATTCCGTCATCGAGAGAGGTTAGAAGGTGAACTTCGGGTCATCGTCCACCTCGCCGACGGTGAGCGAGTCGTCCCAGACCCCTTCTTCCTCGAAATACTGGACAGCGCCGGGATGGACCGGGACGCTGGAAACGAGGTTGTTCACCGCGAACTCGGGGGCGAACAACGCGAGACCGGCGTGGAAGTCCTGGACACGCTGCTGGTTGTCGAACAGCGTCTTGACGTACTCGTAGGTGATCTCCGGCGAGGTGTGCCGTGTGCTGATGGTCTGGTAGCCGGTCGTCGCCGTCGGAATCTGGTCCATGCCGACATCGGCCTGCCAGGTGTCGCTTGCGGCGAGTTCGACGTTGGAGTAGTATGCGCCACTCAGCGCGTCGAGCTGTTCGTCCGTGAACGTCGGGATCGTGATGCTGTCGTCGCCGGTGAGCTCCTGAAGCCACCCCGGTACCGTCGCCCGCGAGACCGTGTAGGCCGGAATCACGTCGACCCGGCCCTCCCGCAGCGCCGTCGGTGTCTGTCCGAACTCCTCGCTGACCAGTTCGACGCTATCGAGGTCGATGCCCGCGACCTTCAGCGGGGCGGTCCAGGTCCCGGTCGCACCGACGGGCCCGGTTGCGATGGTCTTGCCCTCGAGGCTCTCCTGGGACATGTCCGTGATGCCCGTGTCCTCGGTGGTGGCGAAGTAGAAGTTCAGTTCCGCCCAGGGAAGGACCTGCTGGGGACGACGGTTCTCCGGAAGGGGATTGCTCCCGAAGTCGCCCTCCATGTCCTCCGCGTTGGCCGCCGACCAGATCGTGCCGTTGGTCCCCGTCGCAAGGGGCATGTCGCCACGCGCCAGCAGACGGGCGGACTCGATGTTCCCGCTTGCGGGTTCGACCCGCAACTGCAGCCGCGACCCGACGTCGTTCATGATCTGTGCGTACCCGTTCAGCGCCGTGAATCCCATCGTCCCCTCGGAAGTCGAGGAGATGGTCACGGTCATCTGATCAGTCGAGCCGTCGTCACCGTTTCCGTTCCCGTCGTCGTTTCCGTTCCCGTTTCCGTTTCCGTTCCCGTCGTCCGGGCTCCCGGGGTCCTCGCTCGAGCACCCCGCGAGCGCGGATAGCGAGGCGGCGCTGCCGGCCGCAGCGAGGGCCTTGAGCCACT
This genomic interval carries:
- a CDS encoding HpcH/HpaI aldolase/citrate lyase family protein produces the protein MPDEPIRRSQLATPGSSPEMMAKAADGPADEVFLDLEDSVAPDDKVDARASVVDAITDNDWTDTVLAYRINGLDTKWWYEDLITVVSAAGEALDDIIVPMVGSASDIDTVETLLQQVEVNAGLEVGAIGLEAQIEDGAGMNNAVEIAHATDRLDSLIFGPGDYSASMGTPGLTIGQFEDYPGHYWHYQLSRLNHAAKSANIPCIDGPYAVLDDPDGYRESCRHANLLGCDGKWAIHPAQIEIANEVFAPDPETAEKAERMVEAYRNATDSGQGSVSIDGEMVDEATHKMAKRVLDRARAAGVL
- a CDS encoding TRAP transporter permease; translation: MTESGTEDVDEEQRTSLDLNVASYKPGAGSVPLDATSIASLEGSLPRLTRANAGVVLVFALGIALSLYSVVFAYDRPYTRSQYTVLFLGLSLVLFFTKDALESKEYRNRYTRFVSVATAVGFVLAAGGASIYFFYTFESLATRILDYYWYEYVLSAIIVLAVLEGTRRAYGLLLSAVAYLAIIYAYAGYLVPGRWGHPGYDTGRILEVTVLGLESIYGSLPTIGATWVAIFIIFAGLVQAYGGMELIRDIALYVGNRFTSGIAQIAVITSMLMGTITGSAAANTAATGSFTIPLMKRYNVDSEEAAAIESVASSGGQMLPPVMGTAAFLMAEIIGVPFADIVIWGLLPALLFYMTVSITVSIVTVRNGIEAPAVDISGGKALEVLRHGLNILLALAVLVYVLVILRYDPMTAGMYAILTLVGSTYVIAVVNAIRSTDEELSAATALVTTTKQTLNGLYIGAKSTAPIMIVLGPIAIVVSLVTLTAINQAISMLMVSYGSTLPLLLVLGALMSILFGLGMPTVAAYILVSIFVVPSLIRFGVPDVYGHFFVFYFAIISGITPPIAIVIAVASGIANADFVRTCVKAIPLALPGFIVPFVFVYNPSIIDWGATTPIVFLSMLVGTVLLVIAVLGYLFDNDYSAVTRILMAGVAVTILFAPWLLLQATLAAVALSFILYNTPTVYGAARTFVSPR
- a CDS encoding TAXI family TRAP transporter solute-binding subunit, yielding MARPDQRVDVSSSNRRQWLKALAAAGSAASLSALAGCSSEDPGSPDDGNGNGNGNGNDDGNGNGDDGSTDQMTVTISSTSEGTMGFTALNGYAQIMNDVGSRLQLRVEPASGNIESARLLARGDMPLATGTNGTIWSAANAEDMEGDFGSNPLPENRRPQQVLPWAELNFYFATTEDTGITDMSQESLEGKTIATGPVGATGTWTAPLKVAGIDLDSVELVSEEFGQTPTALREGRVDVIPAYTVSRATVPGWLQELTGDDSITIPTFTDEQLDALSGAYYSNVELAASDTWQADVGMDQIPTATTGYQTISTRHTSPEITYEYVKTLFDNQQRVQDFHAGLALFAPEFAVNNLVSSVPVHPGAVQYFEEEGVWDDSLTVGEVDDDPKFTF